The Naumovozyma dairenensis CBS 421 chromosome 3, complete genome genome has a window encoding:
- the UBS1 gene encoding Ubs1p (similar to Saccharomyces cerevisiae UBS1 (YBR165W); ancestral locus Anc_8.596): protein MGHFITKRLLRDWKQFMRLNNNLTATDRHQQLYYLKPQDSNLHLWHLVIIDPVTSSEIYLLLYIGGDENDNDTNPMIIMKCMTPNNVFPMKRNISLTHLNYILRDYGFNDLLNKIWNIFYKHEPNSNEQPRSHQHRLMYAWNRIMYRDFKLQFPELLGTLQPGDYEIVKGFADSISRTNNSIMASNYTYSSRRSIHFVQQQEEEQARQPFLLENYYPCHLSPSNHNANDLCTTEYVLACDTTIPAKSSMKRRYSIESDKPIPNENENENENENENENENDYPHKKRFKH, encoded by the coding sequence ATGGGCCATTTCATAACGAAAAGACTTTTAAGAGACTGGAAACAGTTTATGCGTctgaataataatttaactGCGACAGATAGACATCAGCAgctatattatttgaaaccaCAGGATTCAAATTTACATCTATGGCATTTAGTTATCATAGATCCAGTAACCTCATCGGAAATATATCTATTACTCTATATAGGTGGTGATGAGAATGATAACGATACAAATCCAatgattattatgaaaTGTATGACGCCGAATAATGTATTTCCCATGAAgagaaatatatcattGACACATCTTAATTATATACTAAGGGACTATGGATTCAATGATCTCCTCAACAAAATatggaatattttttacaaACATGAACCTAATTCAAATGAACAACCACGATCCCACCAACATAGATTAATGTATGCATGGAATCGTATTATGTATAGAGATTTTAAACTGCAATTCCCTGAACTTTTGGGGACTCTTCAACCAGGTGATTACGAAATAGTGAAAGGGTTTGCTGACTCCATTTCAAGAACAAATAATTCGATTATGGCCAGCAACTATACATATTCATCCAGAAGATCTATTCATTTTGTTCAACagcaagaagaagaacaagcaAGGCAACCATTCCTActtgaaaattattatccatGTCATTTATCTCCATCAAACCATAATGCAAACGATTTATGTACAACAGAATATGTTCTTGCTTGTGATACAACAATACCTGCAAAATCCTCAATGAAAAGAAGGTATTCCATTGAATCAGATAAACCTATTCCAAATGAGAACGAAAACGAAAACGAAAACGAAAACGAAAACGAAAACGAAAACGACTATCCACACAAGAAAAGATTCAAACATTAG
- the SEC66 gene encoding Sec63 complex subunit SEC66 (similar to Saccharomyces cerevisiae SEC66 (YBR171W); ancestral locus Anc_8.588), whose amino-acid sequence MSSFNETFEDAFNTTSNGTYTNNTNGTNFNGTQFNQEPEMEEILKNVSFYTPIIYSAILLISLLLFASQYKKSQLKKRTELPSIFDENDARDLYFEIKSMDDVHEKVIKAALLNRGAEAIRRSLKMKELEPQIELIYKNGSVGEEYWQRFQNEMKLMEVEFKDCIQEAEALQPGWVQLFVGNAREICFNQAMQRRFDAIIKRKEVSIKEWDLKLDDNGMLIK is encoded by the coding sequence ATGTCTTCCTTTAACGAAACCTTTGAAGACGCCTTCAACACTACTTCCAATGGTACCTACACTAACAACACAAATGGAACGAATTTCAACGGGACACAATTTAATCAAGAACCAGAAATGGaggaaatattaaaaaacgTCTCATTCTATACTCCGATAATATACAGTGctatattattgatttccttattattatttgcatCTCAATACAAGAAGAGCCAACTTAAGAAACGTACCGAATTACCATCCatttttgatgaaaatgacgCTAGGgatttatattttgaaatcaaatcaatGGATGATGTTCATGAAAAAGTCATCAAAGCTGCTCTTTTGAATAGAGGTGCTGAGGCAATCAGACGTtctttgaagatgaaagaaCTAGAACCAcaaattgaattgatttATAAGAATGGGTCCGTCGGGGAAGAATATTGGCAACGTTTccaaaatgaaatgaaGTTGATGGAAGtggaatttaaagattgtATACAAGAAGCTGAAGCTTTGCAACCGGGGTGGGTTCAATTGTTTGTTGGAAATGCAAGAGAAATTTGCTTTAACCAAGCTATGCAAAGACGTTTTGATGCTATTATTAAACGTAAAGAAGTCTCTATCAAGGAATGGGACttgaaattagatgataACGGTATGTTAATTAAGTAG
- the SSE2 gene encoding adenyl-nucleotide exchange factor SSE2 (similar to Saccharomyces cerevisiae SSE2 (YBR169C) and SSE1 (YPL106C); ancestral locus Anc_8.590), which translates to MSTPFGLDFGNSTSVLAVAKNGGIDIVVNEVSNRSTPSLVGFGPKNRYLGETAKTKETSNIKNTVGNLKRIIGLNYDEHDHDFKEEAKFATSKLVKLDDGKVGAQVTLADERKTFSAVQLSGMLFKKMKNTVETEIKSPITDVCIAVPVWYSEEQRYSVADAARVANMNPVRIVNDVTAAGVSYGVFKTDLPEGDAKPRIVAFVDIGHSDYTCSIMAFKKGEMKVLATAYDKHFGGRDFDRAITERLADEFLTKYKIDIRSNPKAYNRILAASEKLKKVLSANTTAPISVESVMDDIDVTSQMTREELEELVQPLLKRVTVPILHALKQAKLKAEDIDFVEIIGGTTRIPTLKKSISDAFGKPLSSTLNQDEAIAKGAAFICAIHSPTIRVRPFKFEDIHPNSVTYTWDQQVEDEDRLEVFPSNSTFPSTKMITLYRTDNFTMGAEYTDVKQIPSKHISKDIASWEITGVKVPEGQDSIPVKMKLRCDPSGFHTIEDAYTLEDIIVKEAIPLPDDAPEDAEVQYKEVKKTVKKDNLKIEAHTFSLDEAKLNELIEAENDMFAQDKLVAETEDRKNALEEYIYTLRSKLEGDYSEFASDEEKEKLTDMLMKTEDWLYDEGDDSTKAKYIAKYEELASLGNIIKGRYMANEEEKRQALRAKEEAAKAAEMAGKMAAEREAKAKADAEAGKKDSPKEPQQEVDADGDIDLD; encoded by the coding sequence ATGAGCACACCATTTGGCTTAGATTTTGGTAATTCCACTTCTGTTCTAGCAGTTGCTAAGAATGGTGGTATTGATATTGTCGTTAATGAAGTCTCCAACCGTTCTACTCCCTCGCTGGTCGGTTTTGGTCCCAAGAATAGATATCTAGGTGAAACTGCCAAGACCAAAGAAACTTCAAACATTAAAAACACAGTAggtaatttgaaaagaatcATTGGTTTGAATTATGATGAACATGACCACgattttaaagaagaagctaAGTTTGCTACCTCCAAGTTAGTTAAGTTAGATGATGGGAAAGTTGGTGCCCAAGTGACATTAGCTGATGAAAGGAAGACTTTTTCTGCTGTTCAATTGTCGGGTATgcttttcaaaaaaatgaaaaacacGGTTGAAACTGAAATCAAATCACCAATTACTGACGTTTGTATTGCTGTTCCTGTTTGGTACTCTGAAGAACAACGTTATAGCGTTGCAGATGCTGCAAGAGTGGCTAACATGAATCCTGTCAGAATTGTTAATGATGTTACCGCAGCTGGTGTCTCATATGGTGTCTTTAAGACTGATTTACCTGAAGGTGATGCTAAACCAAGAATTGTCGCCTTTGTCGATATTGGCCATTCCGATTATACTTGTTCCATTATGGCTTTCAAAAAAGGTGAAATGAAAGTCTTAGCGACCGCATACGATAAACATTTTGGTGGTAGAGATTTCGATCGTGCAATTACTGAACGATTAGCCGATGAATTTTTAACTAAATATAAGATTGATATTAGATCAAATCCAAAGGCTTACAACAGAATCTTAGCGGcatctgaaaaattaaagaaggtCTTATCTGCTAACACAACAGCACCAATTTCTGTGGAGTCTGTCAtggatgatattgatgTGACCTCTCAAATGACTCGTGAGGAACTTGAAGAATTAGTTCAACCATTATTGAAACGTGTTACCGTTCCAATTTTACATGCTTTGAAGCAAGCTAAATTGAAAGCTGAAGATATCGACTTTGTTGAAATTATCGGTGGTACTACACGTATTCCAActttaaagaaatcaatttcTGATGCATTTGGAAAACCATTATCTTCGACCTTAAATCAAGATGAAGCCATTGCTAAAGGTGCCGCATTTATTTGTGCCATCCATTCCCCAACTATTAGAGTCAGACCATTCAAATTCGAGGATATTCATCCAAATTCTGTTACGTACACTTGGGATCAACAagtagaagatgaagatcGTTTAGAAGTGTTCCCATCGAATTCCACTTTCCCATCCACCAAAATGATCACGTTATATCGTACCGATAACTTTACGATGGGTGCAGAATACACTGATGTGAAACAAATCCCAAGTAAACATATTTCCAAAGACATCGCCAGCTGGGAAATTACCGGTGTTAAAGTACCCGAGGGACAAGATTCCATCCCAGTTaagatgaaattaagaTGTGATCCTTCCGGCTTCCATACCATTGAAGATGCTTACACTTTGgaagatattattgttaaagAAGCTATCCCATTACCAGATGATGCTCCTGAAGATGCTGAAGTACAGTACAAAGAAGTTAAGAAGACCGTAAAGAAAGATAACTTGAAAATTGAAGCACATACATTTAGTCTTGATGAAgctaaattgaatgaattaatcGAAGCAGAGAATGATATGTTTGCTCAAGATAAATTGGTCGCAGAAACTGAAGATCGTAAGAATGCATTAGaggaatatatttatactTTACGTTCTAAATTAGAAGGTGATTACTCTGAATTTGCctctgatgaagaaaaggaaaaactAACAGATATGCTAATGAAAACTGAAGATTGGCTATATGATGAAGGTGATGATTCTACTAAAGCTAAATATATTGCTaaatatgaagaattagCATCCTTAGGAAACATAATTAAGGGAAGATATATGGccaatgaagaagaaaaaagacAAGCATTAAGAgctaaagaagaagcagcAAAAGCTGCTGAAATGGCTGGAAAAATGGCCGCAGAAAGAGAAGCTAAAGCTAAAGCTGATGCTGAAGCGGGAAAAAAGGATAGTCCAAAAGAGCCACAACAAGAAGTAGATGCAGATGGTGATATTGATCTTGATTAG
- the TYR1 gene encoding prephenate dehydrogenase (NADP(+)) (similar to Saccharomyces cerevisiae TYR1 (YBR166C); ancestral locus Anc_8.595): protein MEEQIKEWKATRIIGIIGLGDMGLLYANKFSEAGWNVVCCDREEFYEELKDKYKDAKFSIVLNGHYVSRVSDYVIYSVEAANLDKIVSLYGPSTKVKAIVGGQTSCKSPEIAAFEKYLPPDVDIITVHSLHGPKVNTEGQPLVIINHRCSDDKNLQFIESIVSCLKSKHVYLTFEEHDRITADTQAVTHAAFLSMGAAWAKVKVYPWTHGTNKWYGGLENVKVNISLRIYSNKWHVYAGLAITNPHAHHQILQYATSATELFSLFLAGKREEVTKRLLEAKKFVFGNHTGLLLLDDLILEQYSLSKGISNSEGSNDNESKDKTKTVPNSHLSLLAIVDSWYRLGINPYDHMICSTPLFRIFLGVSEYLFLEPNLLEQTIDAAMNDQSFRTDDLEFVIAAREWSSIVTFQSFDLYEERFEQVQEFFKPMFPEANKLGNEMMKTLLSHSK, encoded by the coding sequence ATGGAAGAACAAATTAAGGAATGGAAAGCTACTAGAATAATTGGGATCATCGGTCTAGGTGATATGGGTTTACTATATGCCAATAAATTCTCAGAAGCTGGTTGGAATGTTGTATGTTGTGATAGAGAAGAATTCTATGaggaattgaaagataaaTACAAAGATGCTAAATTTTCGATTGTTTTAAACGGTCATTATGTCTCTAGAGTCAGTGATTATGTGATCTATAGTGTTGAAGCGGCAAACCTAGACAAAATTGTGTCATTATATGGACCATCGACTAAAGTAAAAGCGATTGTTGGTGGTCAAACAAGTTGTAAAAGCCCTGAAATTGCagcttttgaaaaatatttgcCTCCAGATGTTGATATCATAACGGTTCATTCTTTACATGGCCCCAAAGTCAACACAGAGGGTCAACCGTTAGTAATAATCAACCATAGATGTTCtgatgataaaaatttacAGTTTATCGAGAGTATTGTATCTTGtttgaaaagtaaacaTGTTTATTTAACGTTTGAAGAACACGATAGAATCACAGCTGATACTCAAGCTGTCACACATGCTGCATTTTTAAGTATGGGAGCTGCATGGGCTAAAGTTAAAGTTTATCCATGGACCCATGGTACAAATAAATGGTATGGTGGATTAGAGAATGTTAAAGTTAATATATCTTTACGAATTTATTCTAATAAATGGCATGTTTATGCTGGTTTAGCTATCACGAATCCTCATGctcatcatcaaattttaCAATATGCTACTAGTGCTACAGAATTATTCTCACTGTTTTTAGCTGGTAAGAGAGAAGAGGTGACAAAAAGATTATTAGAGGCAAAAAAATTCGTATTTGGTAACCATACGgggttattattactggATGATTTGATACTTGAACAGTATTCATTATCAAAGGGAATTTCTAATTCAGAGGGTTCAAACGACAATGAATCTAAAGATAAAACAAAGACTGTACCAAATTCACACCTATCATTACTGGCGATTGTAGATTCATGGTACCGTTTAGGTATAAATCCATATGATCACATGATTTGCTCTACTCCGTTATTTAGAATATTTTTAGGAGTTTCTGAATATCTATTCCTAGAACCGAATCTTTTAGAACAAACTATTGATGCAGCAATGAATGATCAATCGTTTAGAACGGATGATTTAGAATTCGTCATTGCTGCAAGGGAATGGAGTTCTATCGTTACTTTCCAAAGTTTTGATTTGTATGAAGAAAGGTTTGAACAAGTTCAAGAATTCTTCAAACCTATGTTTCCTGAAGCTAATAAGCTTGGTAATGAAATGATGAAAACTCTTTTAAGTCattcaaaataa
- the PEX32 gene encoding Pex32p (similar to Saccharomyces cerevisiae PEX32 (YBR168W); ancestral locus Anc_8.592): MSTFDNENNGKEFHAKFSDIHPHHDQVISIPLATSIKASKKYIPSIMTISMSNIYPFLIIIDNCLNRILWLHNTHYHYFNYVIFIFLSMKYFLQETVRFKFDDILTAWLGLVSTIILCTSILYYIVALFHDLKTADPPTIEDIINQIDSITNKLRILQRESFFSSRKSYSVTSICKIITISSVIQWILIKWISITIQKYVLICVIASVCYHCDWVQYTLKLIWRITLVRNIYHWDDIIWKKWFGGAPVTNLETLIKYTDNRQPHREEQEPGINESFVIKDWYIDLDHYHHVDQENENAEPKILKILEIIIWENQRKWLHLGWLTKLFPYERGQFSIVKNQEGNEHIDCNNPLSFEQVDDHYKWLEDSWQIDDWIYSTSSWEYVGLSDSIECYTRSRPWKRKVALFPSVKDLPLYEKKTQ, encoded by the coding sequence ATGTCAACTTTTgacaatgaaaataatggtaaGGAATTCCATGCCAAATTCTCAGATATCCACCCTCATCATGATCAAGTAATTTCCATACCGTTAGCAACCTCTATAAAGGCCTCAAAAAAGTATATACCTTCGATAATGACAATCTCCATGTCAAATATTTATCCATtcctaataataatagacAATTGTCTCAATAGAATCCTATGGTTACACAATACCCATTATCACTATTTCAACTACGTCATCTTCATATTCTTATctatgaaatattttcttcaagaaaCGGTACGGTTTAAATTCGATGATATATTAACGGCATGGCTGGGACTCGTCAGTACGATCATCTTATGCACTTCAATACTATATTACATTGTGGCATTATTTcatgatttgaaaacagCAGATCCTCCAACGATAgaagatataataaatcaaatagattcaataacaaataaattaagAATCTTACAAAGAGAATCATTCTTCTCTTCACGAAAATCATATTCCGTAACTTCAATATGTAagataataacaatatctTCAGTTATTCAGTGGATTTTAATTAAATGGATATCAATCACTATACAGAAATACGTACTCATCTGTGTTATTGCCAGCGTATGTTATCATTGTGATTGGGTACAGTACACGTTAAAATTGATTTGGAGAATAACTTTGGTCAGGAATATATATCATTGGGATGatataatttggaaaaaatggTTTGGTGGGGCTCCTGTAACTAACCTAGAAACATTAATCAAATACACAGATAATAGACAACCTCATagagaagaacaagaaccTGGTATTAATGAAAGTTTCGTTATTAAAGATTGGTACATAGATTTagatcattatcatcacgTCGACCAAGAGAATGAGAATGCAGAGCCcaagatattaaaaattttggaaattataATCTGGGagaatcaaagaaaatggtTACATTTGGGTTGGTTAACTAAATTATTTCCTTATGAACGTGGTCAATTCTCCATAgtaaaaaatcaagaaggCAATGAGCATATAGACTGTAATAATCCGTTGAGTTTTGAGCAAGTCGATGACCATTACAAGTGGTTAGAAGATTCATGGCAAATCGATGATTGGATATattcaacttcttcttgGGAATATGTTGGTTTGAGTGATTCCATCGAATGCTACACGAGGTCAAGACCATGGAAAAGAAAGGTTGCACTATTTCCATCTGTTAAGGATTTACCACTCTATGAGAAAAAGACCCAATAG
- the NPL4 gene encoding nuclear protein localization protein 4 (similar to Saccharomyces cerevisiae NPL4 (YBR170C); ancestral locus Anc_8.589) has product MLIRFRTKDGMQRIPCEPTDLFGTLMDKLLPHLNPRADIQSFTVDDKPGLSGNPVSELLNRDVTDLGLKHGDIVYVNYKEKQDGIADANGNDSMKSYQSGSVKLNGETVSIPTMEKKSITKELPIDEELEKEDGLIPRQRSSLCKHGDKGMCEYCSPLPPWDKEYHEKNNIKHISFHSYLKKLNQATNKKESGSSYIAPLSQPNFKIDKHCSNGHEPWPHGICSKCQPSAITLEQQSFRMVDHVEFQKSSLINEFIESWRYTGMQRFAFMYGSYEKYDSTPLGIKAIIEAIYEPPQHDEQDGLTLDIEQTRQEMDEIDKLAKTMGLSRVGVIFTDLTDAGNGDGSVFCKRHKDSFFLSSLEVIMAAKYQKRHPNVSKYSEQGIFSSKFVTCVVSGNTEGEIDISSYQVSTAAEALVDATMISGSTHPSMAYINETTNDRYVPEIFYMKKNEYGLTVKENAKPAFPVDYLLVSLTHGFPIDDTVSGKFRTIQGFPWANRQSMGQSQDYQELKKYIYQSAIAGDFNVLHDRISNFHFLLYVHTLQILSEDEWALLVIAASSKTEFEEPLLQLVSTAGWQTLVMILQESS; this is encoded by the coding sequence atGTTAATTAGATTTAGAACGAAAGATGGGATGCAAAGAATTCCCTGTGAACCAACTGATTTATTTGGTACCTTAATGGACAAATTATTACCACATCTAAATCCCCGTGCAGATATCCAGTCATTTACTGTAGACGATAAACCTGGCTTATCTGGTAATCCAGTTTCTGAATTACTCAATCGTGATGTTACAGATTTAGGATTGAAGCATGGTGATATAGTTTATGTTAATTATAAAGAGAAGCAAGATGGTATTGCAGATGCAAATGGAAATGACAGTATGAAATCCTACCAATCGGGGAGTGTTAAACTTAATGGTGAAACTGTATCTATCCCTACAATGGAGAAGAAAAGTATCACGAAAGAGCTTccaattgatgaagaacTGGAGAAAGAAGATGGTTTAATTCCTCGACAGAGATCCTCCCTTTGTAAACATGGTGATAAGGGGATGTGCGAATATTGTTCGCCCTTACCACCTTGGGATAAAGAGTACCATGAGAAAAATAACATTAAGCacatttcatttcattcctacctaaagaaattgaatcaagCCACTAATAAGAAAGAATCAGGTAGTTCTTATATAGCGCCTTTAAGTCAACCCAACTTTAAAATTGACAAACATTGTTCCAATGGACACGAACCATGGCCACATGGAATTTGTTCGAAATGTCAACCTTCAGCAATCACATTAGAACAACAGTCATTTAGGATGGTTGATCATGTGGAATTCCAGAAAagttcattaattaatgaattcattgaatcCTGGAGATACACTGGTATGCAAAGGTTTGCCTTTATGTATGGTAGCTATGAAAAATACGATTCAACACCGTTAGGTATTAAAGCTATTATAGAAGCCATTTATGAACCACCACAACATGACGAACAAGATGGATTAACTCTCGATATAGAACAAACCAGACAAGAGATGGATGAAATCGATAAATTGGCTAAAACGATGGGACTTTCTCGTGTTGGTGTGATTTTCACAGACTTAACAGATGCAGGTAATGGTGATGGTTCTGTTTTCTGTAAAAGGCATAAGGATtcctttttcctttcatcGTTAGAAGTAATAATGGCTGCGAAGTACCAAAAGAGACATCCTAATGTTAGTAAATATAGTGAACAAGGTATATTTTCATCCAAATTCGTTACGTGTGTAGTCAGTGGTAATACAGAAGGGGAAATTGATATATCCAGTTACCAAGTTTCTACAGCAGCAGAGGCTCTAGTTGATGCTACCATGATCAGTGGATCTACACATCCATCAATGGCCTACATTAATGAAACTACAAACGATAGATATGTCCctgaaatattttatatgaagaagaatgaaTATGGATTAACtgttaaagaaaatgcAAAACCTGCTTTCCCCGTGGACTACCTATTAGTTTCATTGACCCATGGATTCCCCATAGATGATACCGTCAGTGGGAAATTCAGAACAATTCAAGGATTCCCATGGGCTAATAGACAATCTATGGGACAATCGCAAGATTATCAAGAgttgaagaaatatatatatcaatcTGCAATTGCCGGCGATTTCAATGTCTTGCATGATAGGATATCCAATTTCCATTTCCTATTGTATGTACATACGTTACAAATCTTATCTGAAGATGAATGGGCATTGCTGGTAATAGCAGCATCGAGCAAGACTGAGTTTGAAGAGCCATTGTTACAATTAGTATCTACTGCGGGATGGCAAACATTAGTGATGATTTTACAAGAGAGCTCATAG
- the POP7 gene encoding ribonuclease P/MRP protein subunit POP7 (similar to Saccharomyces cerevisiae POP7 (YBR167C); ancestral locus Anc_8.593), with protein sequence MRKMGNNKENKYGSKLIRKRPTIKTLSHKTIKSTIYVKSSSPYISVVKRVHKFIEQLNKTGRSPYVRLMGIGKAVEKTLSIACHFQEEKGRRVDVKTISVDVIDELQYQEDHEEQEEEIENDEDRETVLKKRSVSGVEVKIYLAN encoded by the coding sequence ATGCGCAAGATgggtaataataaagagaaTAAATATGGTAGCAAGTTAATAAGGAAAAGACCCACCATTAAGACTTTATCACATAAGACTATCAAAAGCACGATATATGTTAAATCTAGTTCTCCATATATAAGTGTAGTGAAACGAGTTCACAAGTTCATTGAACAACTGAATAAGACCGGTAGGTCACCGTATGTGAGACTCATGGGGATAGGTAAAGCTGTTGAGAAGACTTTATCTATAGCGTGTCATTTCCAAGAAGAGAAGGGAAGACGAGTAGACGTGAAAACAATAAGTGTGGATGTCATCGATGAATTACAATATCAAGAAGATCAcgaagaacaagaagaagaaatagaaaacGATGAAGATAGAGAAACTGTATTGAAGAAACGATCTGTTAGTGGTGTAGAAGTTAAGATATATTTAGCTAATTAG